Proteins encoded in a region of the Paenibacillus sp. W2I17 genome:
- a CDS encoding ABC-three component system protein: MLSDNYSQMAVRIQVGGTKPSLGSGCLFQPHSDEYSYVLTAKHCLIGKDFDNPNVFELSDISIFRDSDFGGEKLNVISYKIHQDDSYDIACIIVKKVNDLPNLLIGEPHRNCEIISYGYPYILNDRNICGQLFEAKIMHIQRNEQKRFTAKVDVGFLTYENDALTNIEGYSGSAVYIQENEGLLIVGVIIELKHPSGVFSEFIVENISSFNEFLLANSLKPLEPSCLSTFDYYFHNAFLGYSEFERSWLKQKLQSSVSAEVTPAKIKDVLREKLLVPYSDYSESVSIHDDLWRGWVLLLVALSHDSNFKLESKDLSSPILLYKTNSDARKDPIHHFFVKRFYNFHDFIEHIVTKDNIYDDIRQDGIIIVNNSGSFKAAALNKSQIKNIITDISQTKPLNGVINIDDPEIDKNISVFHLKKFENIFESVDWNKDLSTIDQELKIELERVFEK, translated from the coding sequence TTGTTAAGCGATAATTATTCTCAGATGGCTGTTAGAATTCAAGTGGGTGGTACTAAACCTTCTCTAGGTAGTGGTTGTTTGTTTCAGCCACATTCAGATGAATATTCATATGTCTTAACAGCAAAGCATTGTCTAATAGGTAAAGATTTTGATAACCCAAATGTTTTTGAACTATCTGATATTAGTATATTCAGAGATTCAGATTTTGGAGGAGAAAAATTGAATGTGATATCTTATAAGATACATCAAGATGACTCTTATGATATTGCTTGTATTATTGTGAAAAAAGTTAATGATCTCCCCAATCTATTAATCGGTGAGCCACATAGGAACTGTGAAATTATCTCTTATGGATACCCGTATATCTTGAATGATCGAAACATTTGTGGGCAATTATTTGAAGCTAAAATTATGCATATTCAAAGAAATGAGCAAAAGCGGTTTACAGCGAAGGTAGATGTAGGATTTTTAACATATGAGAATGATGCTTTGACAAATATTGAAGGATACTCTGGATCGGCCGTATATATTCAAGAGAATGAAGGTTTACTTATAGTTGGCGTAATAATAGAACTTAAACATCCATCAGGTGTTTTTTCTGAGTTTATTGTTGAAAATATATCAAGCTTCAACGAGTTCTTGTTGGCAAATTCGTTGAAGCCATTGGAGCCAAGTTGTTTATCAACATTTGATTATTATTTCCATAATGCATTTTTAGGATATAGTGAATTCGAAAGGTCTTGGTTGAAACAAAAACTGCAAAGTTCGGTTAGTGCGGAAGTTACTCCAGCAAAAATTAAAGATGTTCTTAGAGAGAAATTATTGGTTCCTTATTCGGATTATAGTGAATCGGTATCTATTCATGATGATTTATGGAGGGGATGGGTATTATTATTAGTTGCGCTAAGTCATGATAGTAATTTTAAATTAGAGTCAAAAGACCTATCATCCCCTATTCTTTTATATAAAACTAATTCTGATGCCAGAAAAGATCCAATTCATCACTTTTTCGTTAAAAGATTTTATAACTTCCATGACTTTATTGAACACATTGTTACTAAAGATAATATTTATGATGATATTCGCCAAGACGGAATAATCATTGTAAATAACTCTGGATCATTCAAAGCAGCGGCTCTAAATAAGTCTCAGATAAAAAATATAATAACCGATATTTCACAAACTAAACCACTAAATGGAGTAATTAATATTGATGACCCAGAGATCGACAAAAATATTTCTGTATTTCATTTGAAGAAATTTGAAAATATTTTCGAATCGGTAGACTGGAATAAGGATCTTAGTACAATCGATCAAGAATTAAAAATAGAGTTAGAAAGGGTATTTGAAAAATGA
- a CDS encoding ABC-three component system middle component 1 translates to MIEQNNIIIPKLELDSQQSLEHLLCWEKKDPNFSFYIFSIQFHSNVQLEEMWRKINNIIATYFQSNLNKNVEKWNIYLFFFVVDKVSRDVKYKIEQDKYCSRKIIIDSNEEWLDENKIMNYIQMQLFTLKIEKKIDGLNDIALASKLFNSDNAELANLFLEFIQLNNKKLKKEKIQNYLNERRKRNEI, encoded by the coding sequence ATGATAGAACAGAATAATATTATAATCCCTAAATTAGAACTAGATAGTCAACAAAGTTTAGAGCACCTGCTATGTTGGGAAAAAAAAGATCCTAACTTCTCATTTTATATATTCAGTATTCAATTTCATAGCAATGTTCAGTTGGAAGAAATGTGGAGAAAAATCAATAACATCATAGCTACATATTTTCAAAGCAATCTAAATAAAAATGTTGAAAAATGGAATATTTATTTATTTTTCTTTGTTGTAGATAAAGTATCAAGAGATGTTAAATATAAGATTGAACAAGATAAATACTGTTCAAGGAAAATAATAATTGATAGTAATGAAGAATGGTTAGATGAAAATAAGATAATGAATTATATACAAATGCAACTATTTACCTTGAAAATTGAGAAAAAAATTGATGGATTGAATGATATTGCCTTGGCAAGTAAATTATTTAACTCAGATAATGCTGAATTAGCTAATCTATTCCTAGAATTCATACAACTGAATAACAAAAAATTAAAAAAAGAAAAAATACAAAATTACTTAAATGAAAGGAGAAAAAGAAATGAAATTTAA